From a region of the Saccharomyces paradoxus chromosome IV, complete sequence genome:
- the DON1 gene encoding Don1p (Meiosis-specific component of the spindle pole body~similar to YDR273W), with the protein MGKRNRKGKENNVTKNGFLKVGKIKNSNPELELPSQEYTSIEEKGSCSPIDIPLITKKPETTKADSTVFDYPTIGDLVSSVEELCILKELEIAFPEVGNTLIKAILIASQGTLEPAFNSLLYYSNPEENTDFALPMKPINVEDLSKVDVREILQCGILDYIENEVSGQEIDGSMMISKIGSERSSLGDLTDNINIPRSNREIAESTRNMAVAEEHSVNLSREASAHKGEEKGVSSLKGAAVKVATKSLKRNRIPVTVKKNGPSNNLFDVLNCDESEEEEEQNIETDASDQGKKSQGGNTEVPKTSKTGDNAQRDSTNKLPTNDDSGYKSAFGTDSCGLFAADGKDEKQVHPPRKQELSFT; encoded by the coding sequence ATGGGAAAGAGAAATagaaagggaaaagaaaataatgttACTAAGAACGGTTTTCTGAAAGTGGGCAAGATCAAAAACTCCAATCCTGAATTGGAGCTTCCATCACAAGAGTACACAAgcattgaagaaaagggaaGTTGCTCACCAATCGACATTCCATTGATTACAAAGAAACCTGAAACTACGAAAGCTGACAGCACTGTTTTTGATTATCCAACAATAGGCGATTTAGTTTCCTCTGTAGAGGAACTATGTATCTTAAAAGAATTGGAGATAGCATTTCCAGAGGTAGGAAACACGTTGATTAAAGCCATCCTGATTGCCTCTCAAGGAACTTTAGAGCCGGCTTTTAACTCTTTACTCTATTACTCAAATCCGGAGGAAAACACCGACTTTGCATTACCAATGAAACCAATAAACGTGGAAGACCTTAGTAAAGTAGACGTGCGGGAGATTTTACAGTGCGGAATATTGGATTATATTGAAAACGAAGTTTCTGGTCAAGAAATAGATGGCTCCATGATGATCTCGAAAATTGGGTCAGAACGAAGTTCTTTGGGGGACCTTACTGACAACATTAACATTCCCAGGTCAAACAGAGAAATCGCCGAATCGACTAGGAACATGGCTGTTGCAGAGGAGCACAGTGTAAATTTATCAAGGGAAGCTAGTGCACACAAGggagaagaaaagggaGTTAGTAGCTTAAAAGGTGCCGCTGTGAAAGTTGCAACGAAGTCACTGAAGAGAAACCGCATTCCCGTTACTGTGAAGAAGAACGGACCTTCGAACAATTTATTCGACGTTTTAAACTGCGATGAAAgtgaggaagaagaagagcaaaatattgaaaCTGATGCATCGGATCAGGGAAAGAAGAGCCAAGGCGGAAATACTGAAGTCCCGAAGACATCAAAGACGGGTGACAACGCTCAGCGTGATAGTACAAATAAGTTACCTACCAACGACGACAGTGGATACAAATCTGCCTTTGGCACTGATAGTTGTGGCCTATTTGCAGCTGATggaaaagatgaaaagcAGGTACATCCACCCAGGAAGCAAGAATTGAGTTTTACGTAG
- the HEL2 gene encoding E3 ubiquitin-protein ligase HEL2 (RING finger ubiquitin ligase (E3)~similar to YDR266C) codes for MSESLKENVTPKGNFRRTQGPHNNTKPHNDRKNSRRKQKKNNLSAGSGLNTSSADDTDEENELCIICARKLVYVSLTPCHHKTCHICAFRQRALYDKKSCLICRTENEEVTFTDHIDGEISDKYNFCEKNEKYGISFTSEEVATETLNLLKFFCPLSKDEQVCDFGSFKKYNEHLKSEHNRMICLICATHKHAFPSELEIFTQNQLRNHQTKGNSEGFKGHPMCAFCSGKRFYSDDELYIHMRNQHEKCHICDKINPASPQYFKDYNQLFDHFRHSHYVCTVQTCLDNKFVVFKDELELQAHILQEHGNILKGKPKFFQSELSTFISAPSRVIRERDDYDLPSISSLPGSSSGSRTDVRSASSPEESRLRLVERAKYYLENSKEGFDKFSSYNDDYAKGRLSAEKLLESYKLLFTRPNADVYLLIHNLAESFPKNSSKYNNLNAIYEQREQTLARQTSLPSLSSDSSLSMSIARGHWGGTNDGGSGGAALGVRNIKNLPTLKSPAASYDPFATTIKKNTLKNVKNIKRTTPQSVSYQNSTNTVAFSPTYLESKKNSSSATSLNNGKDKLKSLNLPQLPPPRPKVQIPGLNRPQIADPKQWGKKSSTENASVHDDLRELNISSGGNKKKGKQKQLLFHIGV; via the coding sequence ATGAGTGAATCCCTCAAGGAAAACGTTACTCCGAAAGGTAACTTTCGTCGTACGCAAGGACCTCATAATAATACGAAACCTCACAACGATAGGAAAAATTCTagaagaaagcaaaaaaaaaataatcttTCTGCTGGATCCGGCCTGAATACTTCCAGCGCAGATGAtactgatgaagaaaatgaattatGTATAATTTGTGCAAGGAAGTTAGTATATGTATCTTTAACACCATGCCATCATAAGACATGTCATATCTGTGCTTTCAGACAACGGGCTTTATACGACAAGAAAAGCTGTTTAATTTGCAGAACAGAGAATGAAGAAGTTACGTTCACTGACCATATAGATGGAGAGATTTCAGATAAATATAACTTCTgcgaaaaaaatgaaaaatatggaatAAGTTTCACTAGCGAAGAGGTTGCTACTGAAACACTGAATCTTTTAAAATTCTTTTGTCCATTATCAAAGGATGAACAGGTCTGTGATTTTGGTAGTTTCAAGAAATATAATGAACACTTGAAATCTGAACACAACAGGATGATCTGTTTAATATGTGCAACCCACAAGCATGCATTCCCTAGCGAACTTGAAATATTCACGCAAAACCAATTACGTAACCATCAGACTAAGGGTAATTCAGAGGGATTTAAAGGCCATCCTATGTGTGCCTTCTGTTCTGGAAAACGATTTTATTCAGACGACGAATTATACATTCACATGAGAAATCAGCATGAAAAGTGCCATATTTGCGATAAGATAAACCCCGCTTCTCCTCAATACTTTAAGGATTATAATCAGCTTTTTGATCACTTTAGACATTCGCATTACGTTTGCACCGTTCAGACTTGTTTAGATAACAAGTTTGTCGTATTTAAGGACGAATTAGAATTACAAGCCCACATTTTGCAGGAACATGGTAATATCCTGAAGGGGAAACCAAAGTTTTTCCAGTCAGAACTTTCGACTTTTATTTCGGCACCATCTAGAGTGATTAGGGAGAGAGATGATTACGACCTTCCATCTATTTCTTCCTTGCCAGGTTCGTCATCCGGTTCTAGAACCGATGTGAGATCTGCCAGTTCTCCTGAGGAAAGTAGACTAAGATTAGTGGAAAGAGCAAAGTAttatttggaaaattctAAAGAAGGCTTCGATAAGTTTTCGTCTTATAACGATGATTATGCTAAAGGTCGCTTAAGTGCGGAAAAATTACTGGAATCGTATAAATTGTTATTTACAAGACCAAATGCGGATGTATATTTGTTGATTCATAACTTAGCTGAAAGCTTTCCCAAAAACTCCTCCAAATATAATAATCTGAATGCCATATATGAACAGAGAGAGCAGACCCTTGCACGACAAACTTCATTGCCTTCCTTATCCAGTgattcttctctttcaatgTCAATAGCCAGGGGCCATTGGGGTGGAACAAACGATGGAGGCAGCGGAGGTGCAGCATTGGGCGTTagaaatattaaaaatctGCCAACCCTGAAAAGTCCTGCAGCATCATATGATCCCTTCGCAACGaccataaaaaaaaacactttgaaaaatgtcaaaaacatcaaaagGACGACGCCCCAATCAGTTAGTTACCAAAATTCCACTAATACAGTCGCCTTCTCCCCAACCTATTtggaaagtaaaaaaaattcctctTCTGCTACTTCTCTAAATAATGGCAAGGATAAATTGAAGAGTCTCAACTTACCTCAATTACCTCCACCAAGGCCAAAAGTGCAAATTCCAGGTTTGAATAGACCTCAGATTGCAGATCCTAAGCAATGGGGTAAAAAGTCAAGCACAGAAAATGCTAGCGTGCACGATGATTTGAGAGAATTGAACATAAGTAGTGgaggaaataaaaagaaaggaaagcAAAAGCAGCTGTTATTCCACATTGGCGTATAG
- the MSW1 gene encoding tryptophan--tRNA ligase MSW1 (Mitochondrial tryptophanyl-tRNA synthetase~similar to YDR268W), translating to MLNRQAVLKLASKRLTSTVQRADYKLNSEALHSNATVFSMIQPTGCFHLGNYLGATRVWTDLCELKQPSQELIFGVADLHAITVPKPDGETFRQFRHEAVASILAVGVDPEKASVIYQSAIPQHSELHWLLSTLASMGFLNRMTQWKSKSNIKQSINGEYQVNDSDVGKVRLGLFSYPVLQAADILLYKSTHVPVGDDQSQHLELARHLAEKFNKTYKIKFFPKPVTMLAQTKKVLSLSSPEKKMSKSDPNHDSVIFLNDEPKTIQKKIRRALTDSISDRFYYDPVERPGVSNLINIVSGIQRKSIGDVVEDVSRFNNYKDFKDYVSEVIIEELKGPRTEFEKFINEPNYLHSVVESGMRKAREKAAKNLDDIHKIMGF from the coding sequence ATGTTGAATAGGCAGGCGGTTCTGAAGTTAGCCAGCAAGAGATTGACAAGTACGGTGCAACGTGCGGATTATAAGTTGAATTCCGAAGCGCTTCACAGTAATGCTACGGTATTTAGTATGATCCAGCCAACTGGCTGTTTCCATCTCGGTAACTATCTAGGAGCTACACGTGTTTGGACAGACTTATGTGAGTTAAAGCAACCTAGCCAAGAATTGATATTTGGTGTTGCTGATTTACATGCTATCACTGTTCCAAAGCCAGATGGGGAAACATTTAGACAATTCCGCCATGAGGCAGTAGCAAGTATATTGGCTGTTGGTGTAGATCCAGAAAAGGCTTCGGTTATCTACCAATCTGCTATCCCTCAACACAGCGAATTACATTGGTTGCTTTCTACTCTTGCTTCAATGGGATTCCTTAACCGCATGACGCAATGGAAATCAAAATCGAACATCAAACAATCAATAAATGGGGAATATCAGGTTAATGATTCCGATGTGGGAAAAGTTAGACTGGGTTTATTTTCGTACCCTGTTTTACAAGCAGCGGATATCCTGCTTTATAAATCTACACACGTTCCTGTTGGCGATGATCAATCGCAGCATTTGGAACTAGCAAGACACCTTGCTGAAAAGTTCAACAAAACGTACaagataaaattttttcctaaACCTGTAACGATGTTAGCACAAACGAAAAAGGTTTTGAGTTTAAGCTCTCCggaaaagaagatgtcCAAGAGTGATCCAAATCACGACTCCGTGATCTTCCTGAATGACGAGCCCAAGACGAtccagaagaagataagaaGAGCTTTAACAGATTCCATTTCTGATAGGTTCTACTATGACCCCGTAGAAAGACCAGGTGTGTCGAATTTAATCAACATTGTCAGTGGCATCCAAAGAAAATCGATTGGAGATGTCGTAGAAGATGTATCTCGTTTCAATAACTATAAGGATTTCAAAGATTATGTTTCTGAAGTTAtaattgaagaattgaaaggCCCAAGAACAGAATTcgaaaaatttataaatgaGCCAAACTATTTACACAGTGTCGTTGAATCTGGCATGCGCAAAGCTAGAGAAAAAGCAGCAAAAAACTTGGATGATATTCATAAAATAATGGGGTTCTGA
- the CCC2 gene encoding Cu(2+)-transporting P-type ATPase CCC2 (Cu(+2)-transporting P-type ATPase~similar to YDR270W) produces the protein MREVILAVHGMTCSACVNTITTQLRALEGVTKCDISLVTNECQVKYDNEVTADSIKEIIEDCGFDCEVLRDSDITVTSTREGLLSIRGMTCGSCVSTVTKQVEGIEGVESVVVSLVTEECHVIYDPSKTTLETVREMIEDCGFDSSIIIDGNGSADMAEKTVILKVTRAFEDESPLILSSISERFQFLLDLGVKSIEISDDMHTLTIKYSSTELGIRDLLTHLESTGYKFTIFSNIDNTTQLRLLSKEDEIRFWKKNCIKSTLLAITCMLLYMLVPMMAPKVIQNHIFPYKETSFIKGLFYRDIFGVVLASYIQFGVGFYFYKAAWASLKHGSGTMDTLVCVSTTCAYTFSVFSLVHNMIHPSDVSKLPRIVFDTSIMIISYISIGKYLETLAKSQTSTALSKLIQLTPSVCSIVSDTDRNETREIPIELLQVNDIVEIKPGMKIPADGIITRGESEIDESLMTGESILVPKKKGFSVIAGSVNGPGHFYFRTTTVGEETKLANIIKVMKQAQLSKAPIQGYADYLASIFVPGILILALLTFFIWCFILGTSANPPIAFTTNTKADNFFICLQTATSVVIVACPCALGLATPTAIMVGTGVGAQNGVLIKGGEVLEKFNSITTFVFDKTGTLTTGFMVVKKFLKDLSGITKLDEDEVLACIKATESISDHPVSKAIVRYCDSLGRNNALNAVVLESEYVLGKGIISKCKANGNTYDILIGNEALVSEEVLKKSGIINNNVDQGNTVSYVVVNGHVFGLFEISDEVKHDSYTTVQYLQRNGYETYMITGDNNSAAKRVAREVGISLENVYSNVSPTGKCDLVEKIQEKEGKNKVAVVGDGINDAPALALSDLGIAISTGTEIAIEAADIVILCGNDPNTNSLRGLANAIDISLKTFKRIKLNLFWALCYNIFMIPIAMGVLIPWGITLPPMLAGLAMAFSSVSVVLSSLMLKRWSPPDIESHGTSDFKSKFSIADLWSRLFSTRTIIGEQDIESQAGLMSNEEAL, from the coding sequence ATGAGAGAAGTAATACTGGCTGTCCATGGAATGACATGCAGCGCCTGTGTTAATACAATTACTACACAGTTGCGAGCTTTGGAAGGTGTCACAAAATGTGATATTAGTTTAGTGACTAATGAGTGCCAGGTAAAATACGATAATGAGGTTACCGCTGATTCAATCAAGGAAATTATAGAGGACTGTGGATTCGATTGTGAGGTACTAAGAGATTCTGATATTACAGTTACGAGTACAAGAGAGGGATTACTGAGCATACGAGGTATGACCTGCGGGTCATGTGTTTCTACAGTCACCAAACAAGTGGAAGGCATCGAGGGCGTGGAATCGGTAGTAGTTTCTTTAGTAACAGAAGAGTGTCATGTCATTTATGATCCGTCCAAGACAACACTAGAAACCGTCAGAGAAATGATTGAAGATTGCGGATTTGATTCAAGTATTATTATAGATGGCAATGGAAGCGCCGACATGGCAGAAAAAACCGtgattttgaaagtaaCTAGAGCTTTTGAGGACGAATCTCCACTCAtactttcttcaataagTGAAAggtttcaatttttattGGATCTAGGTGTAAAATCGATAGAAATTTCCGATGATATGCATACACTTACCATTAAATATAGTTCTACCGAACTCGGCATTAGAGACTTATTGACGCACCTTGAAAGCACCGGATATAAATTCACCATATTTTCTAATATAGATAATACTACCCAATTAAGATTACTCTCTAAAGAGGATGAGATAAGATTctggaagaaaaactgcATAAAATCCACCCTTTTGGCTATAACATGTATGCTATTGTATATGCTTGTGCCTATGATGGCACCAAAAGTTATTCAAAACCACATCTTCCCTTACAAAGAAACATCTTTCATCAAGGGTCTGTTTTATAGAGATATTTTTGGCGTAGTATTGGCAAGCTATATTCAGTTCGGCGTTGGTTTCTACTTTTACAAAGCCGCTTGGGCATCGTTAAAACATGGTTCAGGAACTATGGATACACTAGTTTGTGTTTCCACTACTTGTGCATACACATTTTCTGTATTTTCTTTAGTTCACAATATGATCCATCCCTCAGATGTTAGCAAACTTCCAAGGATCGTTTTTGACACATCAATCATGATCATTTCATATATTTCTATTGGGAAATACTTGGAAACTTTAGCTAAGTCACAAACATCAACCGCACTTTCTAAATTGATTCAGCTTACCCCCTCTGTGTGTTCAATTGTATCTGATACGGACCGCAATGAAACCAGGGAAATCCCTATAGAATTATTGCAAGTGAACGATATAGTGGAGATCAAGCCAGGGATGAAAATTCCTGCTGATGGAATCATAACAAGAGGTGAATCTGAAATTGACGAATCGTTGATGACCGGCGAATCCATCCTGGTGCCCAAGAAGAAAGGTTTCTCGGTTATCGCAGGATCCGTTAATGGGCCTGGTCATTTTTACTTCAGGACTACTACGGTTGGGGAGGAAACTAAATTAGCAAATATTATCAAGGTAATGAAACAAGCACAATTGAGTAAAGCTCCCATTCAAGGGTACGCAGATTATTTGGCTTCCATTTTTGTCCCGGGGATTCTAATCTTAGCACTACTaactttcttcatttgGTGTTTTATTCTGGGCACATCAGCTAATCCCCCCATCGCTTTCACCACAAATACTAAAgctgataatttttttatttgccTACAAACTGCTACCTCTGTTGTTATCGTCGCATGTCCATGCGCATTGGGACTTGCCACGCCGACTGCTATAATGGTGGGCACAGGGGTTGGAGCTCAAAATGGTGTCTTAATAAAGGGTGGGGAAGtgttggaaaaatttaacaGCATTACcacttttgtttttgataaaacaGGCACCTTAACTACAGGTTTCATGgtggtgaaaaaatttctcaaaGATTTAAGTGGAATTACAAAAttggatgaagatgaagtaCTCGCCTGTATAAAAGCAACAGAATCCATTAGTGACCATCCAGTTTCAAAGGCAATTGTTCGCTATTGCGATAGTTTGGGTCGTAATAACGCTTTGAATGCCGTGGTTTTAGAAAGCGAGTACGTGCTGGGAAAGGGAATTATCTCAAAGTGTAAAGCTAATGGAAATACTTATGATATTCTTATTGGTAACGAAGCATTGGTTTCGGAAGAagtgttgaaaaaatccGGAATTATTAACAATAACGTCGACCAAGGAAACACTGTATCATATGTAGTAGTAAATGGACACGTATTCGGCTTGTTTGAGATTAGTGATGAAGTTAAACATGATTCTTACACAACAGTTCAGTATCTACAAAGAAATGGATATGAAACGTATATGATCACTGGTGATAATAACTCAGCTGCAAAAAGAGTCGCTAGAGAAGTAGGTATAAGCCTCGAAAATGTTTACAGCAATGTTTCGCCCACAGGCAAATGCGACCttgtggaaaaaattcaagagaaagaagGCAAAAATAaggttgctgttgttggtGATGGGATTAACGACGCTCCCGCTTTGGCACTGAGTGATCTTGGTATTGCAATTTCAACCGGTACCGAGATTGCCATTGAAGCAGCTGACATAGTTATATTGTGTGGTAATGATCCGAATACTAATAGTTTGAGAGGACTGGCCAACGCCATTGATATTTCGCTAAAAACgttcaaaagaataaagcTTAATCTATTCTGGGCACTTTGCTATAATATCTTTATGATTCCAATAGCCATGGGTGTGCTTATTCCCTGGGGTATAACGCTTCCCCCAATGCTCGCCGGTTTAGCGATGGCATTCAGCTCAGTCAGTGTCGTTCTTAGTTCGTTGATGCTGAAGAGGTGGTCTCCACCGGATATTGAATCTCATGGGACTTCAGATTTCAAgtccaaattttcaattgcgGATCTCTGGTCAAGGCTTTTTTCTACTCGGACTATTATTGGTGAGCAAGACATAGAATCACAGGCCGGGCTAATGTCAAATGAAGAAGCCTTGTAA
- the GLO2 gene encoding hydroxyacylglutathione hydrolase GLO2 (Cytoplasmic glyoxalase II~similar to YDR272W) encodes MHVKSIKMRWESGGVNYCYLLSDSENKKSWLIDPAEPPEVLPELTAGEKISIEAIVNTHHHYDHADGNADILKYIKEKNPTSKVEVIGGSKNCPKVTNIPENLKKLHLGNLEITCIRTPCHTRDSICYYVKDPKTDERCIFTGDTLFTAGCGRFFEGTGEEMDIALNESILETVGKENWGKTRVYPGHEYTSDNVKFVRKIYPHVGENKALDKLEKFCSKHEVTAGHFTLRDEVEFNPFMRLEDPTVQKAVGDTNNSWDRAKIMDKLRAMKNCM; translated from the coding sequence ATGCATGTTAAATCGATCAAAATGAGATGGGAGTCTGGCGGTGTTAATTACTGCTATCTATTGTCTGACAGcgaaaataagaaatcgTGGCTTATCGATCCGGCAGAGCCTCCTGAGGTTCTGCCTGAGTTGACTGCAGGTGAGAAGATAAGTATTGAAGCAATTGTTAATACGCATCACCATTATGACCATGCAGATGGGAACGCTGATATCTTAaagtatataaaagaaaaaaacccAACTTCAAAAGTTGAGGTTATAGGAGGGTCAAAGAACTGTCCGAAGGTTACAAATATTCCCGAGAATCTGAAAAAGTTACATTTAGGTAACTTAGAAATTACTTGTATTAGGACACCCTGCCATACTAGAGACTCTATCTGTTATTATGTGAAGGATCCAAAAACAGATGAGCGATGTATCTTCACAGGTGATACACTATTTACCGCTGGTTGCGGTAGGTTTTTTGAAGGTACGGGCGAAGAAATGGACATAGCTTTAAACGAATCTATCTTAGAAACTGTGGGCAAAGAGAACTGGGGTAAAACTAGAGTTTATCCAGGGCATGAATATACGAGTGATAATGTAAAGTTTGTTCGTAAGATTTACCCACATGTTGGTGAAAACAAAGCATTGGATAAGTTGGAGAAATTCTGTTCCAAACATGAAGTCACTGCAGGGCATTTCACTTTGAGGGATGAGGTAGAATTCAATCCATTCATGAGATTAGAGGATCCAACAGTCCAAAAAGCTGTCGGAGATACGAATAATTCATGGGACAGAGCCAAAATTATGGATAAATTGAGAGCTATGAAAAACTGTATGTAG
- the PEX10 gene encoding ubiquitin-protein ligase peroxin 10 (Peroxisomal membrane E3 ubiquitin ligase~similar to YDR265W), with protein MKNDNKLQKESLKRLSRLRYPFADAPSIVQAHQKDEQIQTLLILKVTELCKLIKNQLFVNSYPRELSIFAKLLYLLFTTGRRGRTLGEEYVDLIYTNKKGTQLVGRLKMVSFVFAYSLCPYFITKLYKKIMKSKKESETESVTGFCKSLLDFILDLYMTLFYFKGTFYSIFKRIFGMRYVFKHIMSKNETKFRKEGSKKYKVLGYILLAQNTMKWYPVLTSTLGSWINEKKSNNNSIIRSSLDLRERSDRYSIEGIPSESQLAHINLSDKYQLPYIPESSRKCILCLMDMTDPSCAPCGHLFCWNCLMSWCKERPECPLCRQHCQSQEILALRQ; from the coding sequence ATGAAGAATGACAATAAGTTGCAAAAGGAATCACTTAAACGACTATCACGGCTGAGATACCCGTTTGCCGATGCCCCAAGTATAGTACAAGCGCATCAAAAAGATGAACAAATCCAGACCCTTTTGATTCTAAAAGTGACTGAACTATGCAAATTGATAAAGAACCAACTATTTGTTAACTCTTACCCTAGAGAACTGTCCATATTTGCCAAGCTATTATATTTGCTCTTTACTACAGGAAGACGTGGTAGAACATTAGGCGAGGAATATGTTGACTTGATATACACCAATAAGAAGGGTACTCAACTGGTAGGACGGCTTAAAATGGTTTCATTCGTTTTCGCCTATTCTTTATGTCCATATTTCATCACCAAATtatacaagaaaataatgaagagcaaaaaggaaagcGAAACTGAAAGTGTCACCGGGTTTTGTAAGAGCCTTCTAGATTTCATTTTAGACTTGTACATGACCctgttttattttaaagGAACTTTTTACAGTATTTTTAAAAGGATATTTGGTATGAGATATGTTTTTAAGCATATAATGTCAAAAAATGAGACCAAGTTTAGAAAAGAGGGCTCAAAAAAGTACAAGGTTTTAGGTTATATTCTATTGGCTCAAAACACTATGAAATGGTATCCCGTTTTAACCTCTACACTCGGGTCCTGGATTaatgagaagaaaagtaacAATAATTCAATTATTAGGTCGTCACTTGATTTACGGGAGCGTTCAGATCGTTACTCTATAGAAGGCATACCGAGCGAATCGCAGCTGGCTCATATAAATCTGTCAGATAAATATCAACTGCCGTATATTCCAGAATCCTCGAGAAAATGCATTTTATGTCTGATGGACATGACTGATCCTAGCTGTGCGCCATGTGGACATCTATTCTGTTGGAATTGCCTCATGAGTTGGTGTAAAGAGAGGCCAGAGTGTCCCTTGTGCAGACAGCACTGTCAATCACAGGAAATTTTAGCCCTGCGGCAATAG
- the CIA1 gene encoding iron-sulfur cluster assembly protein CIA1 (Component of cytosolic iron-sulfur protein assembly (CIA) machinery~similar to YDR267C), with protein MASINLIKSLKLYKDKIWSFDFSQGILATGSTDRKIKLINVKDDDFTLIDVLDETAHKKAIRSVAWRPHTSLLAAGSFDSTVSIWAREESADRTFEMDLLAIIEGHENEVKGVAWSNDGYYLATCSRDKSVWIWETDESGEEYECISVLQEHSQDVKHVIWHPSEALLASSSYDDTVRIWKDYDDDWECVAVLNGHEGTVWSSDFDKTEGVFRLCSGSDDSTVRVWKYMGDDEDDQQEWVCEAILPDVHKRQVYNVAWGFNGLIASVGADGILAVYEEVDGEWKVFAKRALCHGVFEINVVKWLDLNGKTILATGGDDGIVNFWSLEKLA; from the coding sequence aTGGCGTCTATTAATTTGATCAAGTCTTTGAAACTTTACAAGGATAAGATATGGTCTTTTGACTTTTCTCAAGGTATATTAGCAACAGGTTCAACTGATCGAAAAATTAAGCTAATAAATGTgaaagatgatgattttaCGTTGATTGATGTGCTGGATGAGACTGCTCATAAAAAGGCAATCCGTTCTGTGGCGTGGAGACCTCACACTTCGCTGTTAGCAGCGGGCTCCTTTGATTCTACTGTGTCCATCTGGGCTAGGGAAGAATCTGCTGACAGAACTTTCGAGATGGACCTGCTAGCTATCATTGAAGGTCACGAAAATGAAGTAAAAGGTGTGGCGTGGTCGAACGATGGATATTACCTAGCAACTTGTTCCAGAGATAAAAGTGTGTGGATATGGGAAACTGATGAGAGCGGTGAGGAGTACGAGTGTATTAGTGTTTTGCAAGAACATTCTCAAGACGTTAAACATGTTATATGGCATCCATCTGAAGCGCTACTAGCTTCAAGTTCTTATGACGACACTGTTAGGATATGGAAAGATTACGACGATGACTGGGAATGTGTTGCTGTCTTGAATGGCCACGAAGGTACCGTTTGGTCATCTGATTTTGACAAGACTGAGGGCGTGTTTAGACTATGCAGTGGAAGTGACGATTCCACTGTCCGGGTATGGAAATACATGGGTGACGATGAGGATGATCAACAAGAATGGGTTTGTGAGGCTATTCTCCCGGATGTGCACAAGAGACAGGTATACAATGTTGCATGGGGCTTTAATGGCCTAATTGCTAGTGTAGGTGCAGATGGAATACTAGCAGTGTATGAAGAAGTGGACGGAGAATGGAAAGTTTTTGCTAAACGTGCATTATGTCATGGagtttttgaaatcaaCGTTGTGAAATGGTTGGATTTGAATGGTAAGACCATACTGGCAACAGGTGGTGACGACGGGATCGTGAATTTCTGgtctttggaaaagttaGCGTAA